One genomic window of Phalacrocorax aristotelis chromosome 21, bGulAri2.1, whole genome shotgun sequence includes the following:
- the PI16 gene encoding peptidase inhibitor 16 encodes MLSSGLPPVFLLLTALELSWSLSDEEKKIILDEHNKYRSQVSPPAMDMLKMTWDTELEAFAQAYAEKCIWDHNKERGRRGENLFAMAPTLDLEFAVEDWNGEEKYYNLTTSTCVPGQMCGHYTQVVWAGTHQIGCGAKFCEKISGIETEDMYLLVCNYYPPGNMKGRKPYKEGPSCSQCPEGRVCVNSLCEPTVEETTPAPVTTKASPSAPTTAMPKPTTTAKPEPTTPVPTTAKPRPTTTLQTTTTAKPPPKTTLPTTAKPPLKTTLPITTTAKAPPKTTLPTTTTAKPPPTTMLPDTAKPVTTVLPATTAKAPPTATLPTTAKPKPSTPATITMAAKPKHATTLPTTTTAKPKPVIPAATTAMAKLKPTMPAPTTATAKLKPTTTTATAKPTPTTPKPTTTAKPTPTTPKPTTTAKPTPTTPKPTTTAKPTPTTPKPTTTAKPTPTTPKPTTMAKPTPTTPKPTTTAKPTPTTPKPTTMAKPTPTTPKPTTMAKPTPTTPKPTTTAKPTPTTPKPTTTAKPTPTTPKPTTTAKPTPTTPKPTTTAKPTPTTPKPTTTAKPTPTTPKPTTTAKPTPTTPKPTTTAKPTPTTPKPTTTAKPTPTTPKPTTTAKPTPTMPKPTTTATPTPTTPKPTTMAKPTPTMPKPTTTAKPTPTTPKPTTITTTAKPTAKPTPTTPKPSTTTTTAKPTPTTPKPTTITTTAKPTPTTPKPSTTTTTAKPTPTTPKPTTAKLTPTTPKPTTAKPTPTTPTSTTTTAKTKPATTTSAKPKLTTATPARTTTAKTQPKAAPTTHPKLTELERSTPTEAAGLTLSFEPTLDLDYKVSPEVGVGTGEPVSPLTTEDPALLESTPFGPKSVPETNKGIKEEGKEKSAFSSPHPSLTQIVPEIKLGFNKAELITPSKSVVFSPEEPTFLRLTSSSNEKKGQSPPFQTSLSAGALDTEESETNSDQTSMDQPTAGAPSTCLGLSLFLLPSVILVGLLL; translated from the exons ATGCTGAGCTCAGGTCTTCCTCCTGTTTTCCTGTTGCTCACAGCGCTGGAGCTGAGCTGGTCCCTGAGTGATGAAGAAAAGAAGATCATCTTGGATGAACATAATAAATACCGCTCCCAGGTCTCTCCTCCTGCTATGGATATGCTGAAGATG ACCTGGGACACGGAGCTGGAGGCCTTTGCTCAAGCCTATGCAGAGAAGTGCATCTGGGACCACAACAAGGAAAGGGGACGGCGGGGGGAAAACCTCTTCGCTATGGCCCCAACCCTGGACCTGGAATTCGCCGTGGAAGACTGGAACGGGGAGGAGAAATACTACAACCTGACAACTTCCACGTGTGTCCCTGGGCAGATGTGTGGCCACTACACCCAG GTGGTCTGGGCAGGCACGCATCAGATCGGCTGTGGGGCAAAGTTTTGTGAGAAGATCAGCGGAATCGAAACAGAGGACATGTACCTGCTTGTTTGCAACTACTATCCCCC GGGTAATATGAAAGGCCGAAAGCCGTACAAGGAAGGACCTTCATGCTCACAGTGTCCCGAGGGCAGAGTCTGTGTCAACTCCTTGTGTG AACCCACTGTAGAAGAGACCACTCCAGCCCCTGTGACAACAAAGGCCAGCCCATCTGCCCCAACCACAGCCATGCCAAAACCCACAACCACAGCCAAACCAGAACCCACAACACCAGTGCCCACCACAGCCAAGCCAAGACCCACAACCACACTTCAAACCACAACCACAGCCAAGCCACCACCCAAAACCACGCTCCCAACCACAGCCAAGCCACCACTCAAAACCACACTTCCAATCACAACCACAGCCAAGGCACCACCCAAAACCACTCTCCCAACCACAACCACAGCCAAGCCACCACCCACAACCATGCTCCCAGACACAGCCAAACCAGTCACAACCGTGCTCCCAGCCACTACAGCCAAGGCGCCACCCACAGCCACACTCCCAACCACAGCCAAGCCAAAACCCTCAACACCAGCAACCATCACAATGGCAGCCAAGCCAAAACATGCCACCACCCTCCCAACAACAACCACAGCCAAGCCAAAACCTGTAATACCAGCAGCCACCACAGCCATGGCCAAGCTAAAACCCACCATGCCAGCACCCACCACAGCTACTGCCAAGCTAAAGCCCACCACAACAACCGCTACCGCTAAGCCAACACCCAccacaccaaaacccaccacaacgGCCAAGCCAACACCCAccacaccaaaacccaccacaacgGCCAAGCCAACACCAAccacaccaaaacccaccacaacagcCAAGCCAACACCCAccacaccaaaacccaccacaacgGCCAAGCCAACACCCACCACGCCAAAACCCACCACAATGGCCAAGCCAACACCCAccacaccaaaacccaccacaacgGCCAAGCCAACACCCACCACGCCAAAACCCACCACAATGGCCAAGCCAACACCCACCACGCCAAAACCCACCACAATGGCCAAGCCAACACCCAccacaccaaaacccaccacaacgGCCAAGCCAACACCCAccacaccaaaacccaccacaacgGCCAAGCCAACACCCAccacaccaaaacccaccacaacgGCCAAGCCAACACCCAccacaccaaaacccaccacaacgGCCAAGCCAACACCCAccacaccaaaacccaccacaacgGCCAAGCCAACACCCAccacaccaaaacccaccacaacgGCCAAGCCAACACCCAccacaccaaaacccaccacaacgGCCAAGCCAACACCCAccacaccaaaacccaccacaacgGCCAAGCCAACACCCAccacaccaaaacccaccacaacagcCAAGCCAACACCCACCATgccaaaacccaccacaacagcCACGCCAACACCCAccacaccaaaacccaccacaatGGCCAAGCCAACACCCACCATgccaaaacccaccacaacagcCAAGCCAACACCCAccacaccaaaacccaccacaatCACTACTACAGCCAAGCCAACAGCCAAGCCAACACCCACCACACCCAAACCTTCCacaaccaccaccacagccAAGCCAACACCCAccacaccaaaacccaccacaatCACTACTACAGCCAAGCCAACACCTACCACACCCAAACCTTCCacaaccaccaccacagccAAGCCAACACCCAccacaccaaaacccaccacagcCAAGCTGACACCCAccacaccaaaacccaccacagcCAAGCCAACACCCACCACACCAACATCTACCACCACTACAGCCAAGACAAAACCTGCCACTACAACATCAGCAAAGCCAAAACTCACTACTGCAACACCAGCACGTACCACAACAGCAAAGACACAACCAAAAGCTGCCCCAACCACACACCCAAAACTCACTGAACTGGAAAGATCCACTCCTACTGAGGCGGCTGGGCTAACGCTTTCGTTTGAGCCCACATTAGACCTGGATTATAAAGTATCTCCAGAAGTAGGTGTAGGCACTGGAGAGCCCGTTAGCCCCTTAACTACGGAGGATCCGGCCTTATTAGAAAGCACACCCTTCGGCCCTAAATCAGTCCCAGAAACAAATAAAGGTAtcaaagaggaagggaaagagaaatcagcCTTTTCCAGTCCACATCCATCCCTCACCCAAATCGTTCCAGAGATCAAGTTAGGTTTCAATAAAGCTGAGCTCATAACCCCCTCAAAGTCAGTGGTCTTCAGCCCTGAAGAGCCCACCTTCTTGCGCTTAACATCATCTTCCAATGAAAAAAAAGGGCAGAGCCCTCCTTTCCAGACCTCCCTCTCAG CAGGTGCCCTGGACACTGAAGAATCAGAGACAAACTCCGACCAGACAAGCATGGATCAGCCCACGGCTGGAGCCCCCAGCACCTGCCTGGGGCTTTCACTCTTCCTCCTACCCAGTGTCATCCTGGTGGGCCTTCTTCTTTGA